One region of Suncus etruscus isolate mSunEtr1 chromosome 5, mSunEtr1.pri.cur, whole genome shotgun sequence genomic DNA includes:
- the KCNT1 gene encoding potassium channel subfamily T member 1 isoform X2: MARAKLQHSPSEGKAGPGGAPAGAPGPEEPHGLSPLLQARAGGSVGSDVGQRHQVEDSSLDSSLPQVQVEFYVNENTVKERLKLFFIRNQRSSLRIRLFNFSLKLLTCLLYIVRVLLEDPALGIGCWGCQKQNYTFNESSSEINWAPILWVERKVALWAIQVIVAMISFLETMLLIYLSYKGNIWEQIFRVSFILEMITTLPFIVTIFWPPLRNLFIPVFLNCWLAKHALENMINDFHRAILRTQSAMFNQVLILFCTLLCLVFTGTCGIQHLERAGENLSLLTSFYFCIVTFSTVGYGDVTPKIWPSQLLVVVMICVALVVLPLQFEELVYLWMERQKSGGNYSRHRAQTEKHVVLCVSSLKIDLLMDFLNEFYAHPRLQDYYVVILCPTEMDVQVRRVLQIPLWSQRVIYLQGSALKDQDLMRAKMDNGEACFILSSRNEVDRTAADHQTILRAWAVKDFAPNCPLYVQILKPENKFHVKFADHVVCEEECKYALLALNCICPATSTLITLLVHTSRGQEGQDSPEQWQRMYGRCSGNEVYHVRMGDSKFFREYQGKSFTYAAFHAHKKYGVCLMGLKREENKSILLNPGPRHTLSASDTCFYINITKEENSAFIFKQEEKRRAAGPAWAGSGRMPVHSAIASMGTVAMDLQSADCQPAPSSRGGKLALPTENGAGSRRPSIAPVLELADSSALLPCDLLSDQSDEDETTPSEDEALPAVEYVKGYPPNSPYIGSSPTLCHLLPVRAPFCCLRLDKGCKHNSSEDAKAYGFKNKLIIVSAETAGNGLYNFIVPLRAYYRARRELNPIVLLLDNKPDNHFLEAICCFPMVYYMEGSVDNLDSLLQCGIIYADNLVVVDKESTMSAEEDYMADAKTIVNVQTMFRLFPSLSITTELTHPSNMRFMQFRAKDSYSLALSKLEKRERENGSNLAFMFRLPFAAGRVFSISMLDTLLYQSFVKDYMIPITRLLLGLDTTPGSGYLCAMKITEADLWIRTYGRLFQKLCSSSAEVPIGIYRTECHVFSSEPPDLRAQVSVNMEECEDTREEKGPTEPAEPPPPPRRKSLQWARRLSRRSPKPAARYVADAWSQERLSLCRRSERQELSELVKNRMKHLGLPTTGYDEMNDQQNTLSYVLINPPPDTRLEPNDIVYLIRCDPLAHVASSTQSPKSSYTHKLASCHPATHDETQL, translated from the exons acatcaggtggaagattccagCCTGGACTCCTCCCTGCCTCA GGTCCAAGTAGAATTTTATGTCAACGAGAACACAGTCAAGGAGCGGCTGAAGCTGTTCTTCATCAGGAACCAGCGGTCCA GCCTGCGGATCCGGCTTTTCAACTTCTCACTGAAGCTCCTCACGTGTCTGCTCTACATTGTTCGTGTCCTGCTGGAGGACCCAGCCCTGGGCATCGGATG CTGGGGCTGCCAGAAGCAGAATTACACCTTCAATGAGTCATCTTCAGAGATCAACTG GGCACCCATCCTGTGGGTGGAGAGGAAGGTGGCACTATGGGCCATTCAG GTCATCGTGGCCATGATCAGCTTCCTGGAGACAATGCTGCTCATATACCTCAGCTACAAG ggcAACATCTGGGAGCAGATATTCCGCGTATCTTTCATTCTGGAGATGATCACCACACTGCCCTTCATCGTCACG ATATTCTGGCCGCCACTGCGGAATCTCTTCATCCCTGTGTTCCTCAACTGCTGGCTGGCCAAGCATGCCCTGGAGAACATGATT AATGACTTCCACCGTGCAATCCTTCGGACACAGTCAGCCATGTTCAACCAGGTGCTCATCCTCTTCTGCACCCTGCTCTGCCTGGTGTTCACAGG GACTTGCGGGATCCAGCACCTGGAGCGTGCGGGTGAGAACCTGTCTCTGCTCACATCCTTCTACTTCTGCATCGTCACCTTTTCTACTGTGGGCTATGGGGATGTCACCCCCAAGATCTGGCCCTCGCAGCTGCTGGTGGTCGTCATGATCTGTGTAGCCCTGGTGGTGCTCCCGCTGCAG TTTGAGGAGCTTGTGTACCTGTGGATGGAGCGGCAGAAGTCGGGGGGCAACTACAGCCGCCACCGGGCACAGACTGAGAAGCACGTGGTGCTGTGTGTGAGCTCGCTCAAGATTGACCTACTCATGGATTTCCTCAACGAGTTCTATGCGCACCCAAGGCTCCAG GACTACTATGTGGTCATCCTGTGCCCCACGGAGATGGACGTGCAGGTTCGCAGGGTGCTGCAAATTCCGCTGTGGTCCCAGCGCGTCATCTACCTCCagggctctgctctcaaggaccAAGACCTCATGCGCGCCAA GATGGACAACGGGGAAGCCTGCTTTATCCTCAGCAGCCGCAATGAGGTGGACCGAACAGCGGCA GACCACCAAACCATCCTGCGTGCCTGGGCGGTAAAGGACTTTGCCCCCAACTGCCCACTGTATGTTCAGATCCTCAAGCCTGAAAACAAGTTTCATGTCAAGTTTGCAG ACCATGTGGTGTGTGAGGAGGAGTGCAAGTACGCCCTGCTGGCTCTCAACTGCATCTGTCCAGCCACATCCACGCTCATCACGCTGCTCGTGCACACGTCCCGTGGCCA GGAAGGGCAGGACTCCCCTGAGCAGTGGCAGCGCATGTACGGCCGCTGCTCGGGCAACGAAGTCTACCACGTGCGCATGGGCGACAGCAAGTTCTTCCGAGAATACCAGGGAAAGAGCTTCACCTACGCCGCCTTCCACGCCCACAAGAA GTATGGCGTGTGCCTCATGGGGCTGAAGCGTGAGGAGAACAAGAGCATCCTGCTGAACCCGGGCCCACGGCACACACTGTCCGCCTCTGACACATGCTTCTACATCAACATCACCAAGGAAGAGAACTCAGCCTTCATCTTCAAGCAGGAGGAGAAACGGCGTGCAGCGGGCCCTGCTTGGGCAGGCTCAGGGCGAATGCCTGTGCACAGTGCCATTGCCTCCATGG GGACTGTGGCCATGGACCTACAGAGCGCTGATTGCCAGCCAGCACCTAGCAGCAGAGGCGGGAAGCTGGCACTGCCAACAGAAAATGGCGCGGGCAGCCGGCGGCCCAGCATTGCACCGGTCCTGGAGCTGGCAGACAGCTCAGCTCTGCTGCCCTGTGACTTGCTGAGTGACCAGTCAGATGAGGACGAGACAACGCCATCCGAGGACGAGGCGCTACCAGCTGTAGA GTACGTCAAGGGCTACCCCCCAAACTCACCATACATTGGCAGCTCCCCCACCTTGTGCCACCTTCTACCCGTGAGGGCGCCCTTCTGTTGCCTTCGACTAGACAAG GGCTGCAAACACAACAGCTCAGAGGATGCCAAGGCCTATGGCTTCAAGAACAAGCTCATCATCGTGTCGGCCGAGACAGCAGGCAACGGGCTGTACAACTTCATCGTGCCCCTGCGTGCTTACTACCGTGCCCGGCGTGAGCTCAACCCCATTGTCCTCCTGCTTGACAACAA GCCTGACAACCACTTCCTGGAGGCCATCTGCTGCTTCCCCATGGTCTACTACATGGAAGGATCCGTGGACAA CCTGGACAGCCTGCTGCAGTGTGGCATCATCTATGCCGACAATCTGGTGGTGGTAGACAAGGAGAGCACCATGAGTGCTGAGGAGGACTACATGGCAGATGCCAAGACCATTGTTAATGTGCAGACCATGTTCCG GTTGTTCCCCAGCCTTAGCATCACCACGGAGCTCACACACCCATCCAACATGCGCTTCATGCAGTTCCGAGCCAAGGACAGCTACTCCCTAGCACTCTCCAAGCTGGAGAAG AGGGAGCGTGAGAACGGCTCCAACCTGGCCTTCATGTTTCGCCTGCCCTTCGCTGCTGGCCGCGTCTTCAGTATTAGCATGTTGGACACGCTGCTGTACCAG TCATTTGTCAAGGACTACATGATCCCCATTACCAGGCTGCTGCTAGGCCTGGACACCACGCCCGGTTCCGGCTACCTCTGCGCA ATGAAGATCACAGAGGCAGACCTGTGGATCCGGACCTATGGGCGCCTCTTTCAGAAGCTGTGCTCGTCCAGCGCCGAGGTCCCCATTGGCATCTACCGCACCGAGTGCCACGTCTTTTCTTCCGAG CCTCCCGATCTCAGAGCCCAG GTCTCTGTGAACATGGAGGAGTGCGAAGACACGCGGGAGGAGAAGGGGCCCACTGAGCCAGCTGAGCCCCCGCCTCCACCACGCCGCAAGAGCCTGCAGTGGGCACGGAGGCTGAGCCGCCGGAGCCCCAAGCCTGCGGCCAGGTACGTGGCGGatgcatggagccaggagaggCTCAGCCTGTGCCGCCGCTCAGAGCGCCAGGAGCTGTCAGAGCTGGTGAAGAACCGAATGAAGCACCTGGGGCTGCCCACCACAGGCTACG ATGAGATGAACGACCAGCAGAACACGCTGTCCTATGTCCTCATCAACCCCCCACCAGACACCAGGCTGGAGCCCAATGACATTGT GTACCTCATCCGCTGTGACCCCTTGGCCCATGTGGCCAGCAGCACCCAGAGCCCGAAGAGCAGCTATACCCACAAGCTGGCATCCTGTCACCCTGCGACGCACGACGAGACACAGCTCTGA
- the KCNT1 gene encoding potassium channel subfamily T member 1 isoform X4: MARAKLQHSPSEGKAGPGGAPAGAPGPEEPHGLSPLLQARAGGSVGSDVGQRHQVEDSSLDSSLPQVQVEFYVNENTVKERLKLFFIRNQRSSLRIRLFNFSLKLLTCLLYIVRVLLEDPALGIGCWGCQKQNYTFNESSSEINWAPILWVERKVALWAIQVIVAMISFLETMLLIYLSYKGNIWEQIFRVSFILEMITTLPFIVTIFWPPLRNLFIPVFLNCWLAKHALENMINDFHRAILRTQSAMFNQVLILFCTLLCLVFTGTCGIQHLERAGENLSLLTSFYFCIVTFSTVGYGDVTPKIWPSQLLVVVMICVALVVLPLQFEELVYLWMERQKSGGNYSRHRAQTEKHVVLCVSSLKIDLLMDFLNEFYAHPRLQDYYVVILCPTEMDVQVRRVLQIPLWSQRVIYLQGSALKDQDLMRAKMDNGEACFILSSRNEVDRTAADHQTILRAWAVKDFAPNCPLYVQILKPENKFHVKFADHVVCEEECKYALLALNCICPATSTLITLLVHTSRGQEGQDSPEQWQRMYGRCSGNEVYHVRMGDSKFFREYQGKSFTYAAFHAHKKYGVCLMGLKREENKSILLNPGPRHTLSASDTCFYINITKEENSAFIFKQEEKRRAAGPAWAGSGRMPVHSAIASMGTVAMDLQSADCQPAPSSRGGKLALPTENGAGSRRPSIAPVLELADSSALLPCDLLSDQSDEDETTPSEDEALPAVEYVKGYPPNSPYIGSSPTLCHLLPVRAPFCCLRLDKGCKHNSSEDAKAYGFKNKLIIVSAETAGNGLYNFIVPLRAYYRARRELNPIVLLLDNKPDNHFLEAICCFPMVYYMEGSVDNLDSLLQCGIIYADNLVVVDKESTMSAEEDYMADAKTIVNVQTMFRLFPSLSITTELTHPSNMRFMQFRAKDSYSLALSKLEKRERENGSNLAFMFRLPFAAGRVFSISMLDTLLYQMAWVSLLSPASHW; this comes from the exons acatcaggtggaagattccagCCTGGACTCCTCCCTGCCTCA GGTCCAAGTAGAATTTTATGTCAACGAGAACACAGTCAAGGAGCGGCTGAAGCTGTTCTTCATCAGGAACCAGCGGTCCA GCCTGCGGATCCGGCTTTTCAACTTCTCACTGAAGCTCCTCACGTGTCTGCTCTACATTGTTCGTGTCCTGCTGGAGGACCCAGCCCTGGGCATCGGATG CTGGGGCTGCCAGAAGCAGAATTACACCTTCAATGAGTCATCTTCAGAGATCAACTG GGCACCCATCCTGTGGGTGGAGAGGAAGGTGGCACTATGGGCCATTCAG GTCATCGTGGCCATGATCAGCTTCCTGGAGACAATGCTGCTCATATACCTCAGCTACAAG ggcAACATCTGGGAGCAGATATTCCGCGTATCTTTCATTCTGGAGATGATCACCACACTGCCCTTCATCGTCACG ATATTCTGGCCGCCACTGCGGAATCTCTTCATCCCTGTGTTCCTCAACTGCTGGCTGGCCAAGCATGCCCTGGAGAACATGATT AATGACTTCCACCGTGCAATCCTTCGGACACAGTCAGCCATGTTCAACCAGGTGCTCATCCTCTTCTGCACCCTGCTCTGCCTGGTGTTCACAGG GACTTGCGGGATCCAGCACCTGGAGCGTGCGGGTGAGAACCTGTCTCTGCTCACATCCTTCTACTTCTGCATCGTCACCTTTTCTACTGTGGGCTATGGGGATGTCACCCCCAAGATCTGGCCCTCGCAGCTGCTGGTGGTCGTCATGATCTGTGTAGCCCTGGTGGTGCTCCCGCTGCAG TTTGAGGAGCTTGTGTACCTGTGGATGGAGCGGCAGAAGTCGGGGGGCAACTACAGCCGCCACCGGGCACAGACTGAGAAGCACGTGGTGCTGTGTGTGAGCTCGCTCAAGATTGACCTACTCATGGATTTCCTCAACGAGTTCTATGCGCACCCAAGGCTCCAG GACTACTATGTGGTCATCCTGTGCCCCACGGAGATGGACGTGCAGGTTCGCAGGGTGCTGCAAATTCCGCTGTGGTCCCAGCGCGTCATCTACCTCCagggctctgctctcaaggaccAAGACCTCATGCGCGCCAA GATGGACAACGGGGAAGCCTGCTTTATCCTCAGCAGCCGCAATGAGGTGGACCGAACAGCGGCA GACCACCAAACCATCCTGCGTGCCTGGGCGGTAAAGGACTTTGCCCCCAACTGCCCACTGTATGTTCAGATCCTCAAGCCTGAAAACAAGTTTCATGTCAAGTTTGCAG ACCATGTGGTGTGTGAGGAGGAGTGCAAGTACGCCCTGCTGGCTCTCAACTGCATCTGTCCAGCCACATCCACGCTCATCACGCTGCTCGTGCACACGTCCCGTGGCCA GGAAGGGCAGGACTCCCCTGAGCAGTGGCAGCGCATGTACGGCCGCTGCTCGGGCAACGAAGTCTACCACGTGCGCATGGGCGACAGCAAGTTCTTCCGAGAATACCAGGGAAAGAGCTTCACCTACGCCGCCTTCCACGCCCACAAGAA GTATGGCGTGTGCCTCATGGGGCTGAAGCGTGAGGAGAACAAGAGCATCCTGCTGAACCCGGGCCCACGGCACACACTGTCCGCCTCTGACACATGCTTCTACATCAACATCACCAAGGAAGAGAACTCAGCCTTCATCTTCAAGCAGGAGGAGAAACGGCGTGCAGCGGGCCCTGCTTGGGCAGGCTCAGGGCGAATGCCTGTGCACAGTGCCATTGCCTCCATGG GGACTGTGGCCATGGACCTACAGAGCGCTGATTGCCAGCCAGCACCTAGCAGCAGAGGCGGGAAGCTGGCACTGCCAACAGAAAATGGCGCGGGCAGCCGGCGGCCCAGCATTGCACCGGTCCTGGAGCTGGCAGACAGCTCAGCTCTGCTGCCCTGTGACTTGCTGAGTGACCAGTCAGATGAGGACGAGACAACGCCATCCGAGGACGAGGCGCTACCAGCTGTAGA GTACGTCAAGGGCTACCCCCCAAACTCACCATACATTGGCAGCTCCCCCACCTTGTGCCACCTTCTACCCGTGAGGGCGCCCTTCTGTTGCCTTCGACTAGACAAG GGCTGCAAACACAACAGCTCAGAGGATGCCAAGGCCTATGGCTTCAAGAACAAGCTCATCATCGTGTCGGCCGAGACAGCAGGCAACGGGCTGTACAACTTCATCGTGCCCCTGCGTGCTTACTACCGTGCCCGGCGTGAGCTCAACCCCATTGTCCTCCTGCTTGACAACAA GCCTGACAACCACTTCCTGGAGGCCATCTGCTGCTTCCCCATGGTCTACTACATGGAAGGATCCGTGGACAA CCTGGACAGCCTGCTGCAGTGTGGCATCATCTATGCCGACAATCTGGTGGTGGTAGACAAGGAGAGCACCATGAGTGCTGAGGAGGACTACATGGCAGATGCCAAGACCATTGTTAATGTGCAGACCATGTTCCG GTTGTTCCCCAGCCTTAGCATCACCACGGAGCTCACACACCCATCCAACATGCGCTTCATGCAGTTCCGAGCCAAGGACAGCTACTCCCTAGCACTCTCCAAGCTGGAGAAG AGGGAGCGTGAGAACGGCTCCAACCTGGCCTTCATGTTTCGCCTGCCCTTCGCTGCTGGCCGCGTCTTCAGTATTAGCATGTTGGACACGCTGCTGTACCAG ATGGCTTGGGTTTCTCTGCTCAGTCCCGCCAGTCACTGGTGA